Proteins from one Panthera leo isolate Ple1 chromosome D1, P.leo_Ple1_pat1.1, whole genome shotgun sequence genomic window:
- the TMEM225 gene encoding transmembrane protein 225 isoform X1 produces MGNISPRGIQATNMVFSSWALVFLAIGIIMEEWVELTLETKKNTVSHSPWICCTTLWPEDGLEVVRTMMILVLILSFIHNLFLGLESTYLIPQTKHTLFIAVFLSFFTGLLLLCALLMYHQKLSQGKTVYYSSYKITWIIFTAYLNVSLFVASGVLSLLQYKQSIKSFACLTILRTSSREIKDRQESESSIKVISLPEQPTMLRSIVHTKEDFPNRAHIQTRRVTWAV; encoded by the exons ATGGGGAACATATCACCCAGAGGTATCCAGGCCACCAACATGGTCTTCTCTTCCTGGGCCTTAGTCTTCTTGGCCATAGGAATCATCATGGAAGAATGGGTTGAACTGAcattggaaacaaagaaaaatacagtaagcCACAGTCCCTGGATATGTTGCACTACTCTTTGGCCAGAAG ATGGCCTGGAAGTGGTCAGGACCATGATGATTTTGGTTCTCATCCTTTCCTTCATCCATAACTTGTTCCTGGGTTTGGAATCCACCTACCTGATTCCTCAAACTAAACATACCCTCTTCATCGCtgtcttcctcagtttcttcacag GTCTCCTTCTGCTCTGTGCACTCCTAATGTATCACCAAAAGCTAAGTCAAGGTAAAACCGTGTACTACTCCAGTTACAAGATCACCTGGATCATTTTCACTGCCTACTTAAATGTCTCCCTCTTTGTGGCCTCTG GAGTCCTCTCTCTCCTACAGTACAAACAATCCATCAAGAGCTTTGCCTGCCTGACCATCCTCCGTACATCCAGCAGAGAAATTAAGGACAGACAGGAGTCTGAGAGTTCTATCAAAGTTATTTCCTTACCAGAACAGCCCACAATGCTTCGTAGTATTGTTCACACAAAGGAAGATTTTCCAAACAGAGCACACATCCAAACACGTCGTGTAACCTGGGCTGTATGA
- the TMEM225 gene encoding transmembrane protein 225 isoform X2 yields MGNISPRGIQATNMVFSSWALVFLAIGIIMEEWVELTLETKKNTHSFCFPTDGLEVVRTMMILVLILSFIHNLFLGLESTYLIPQTKHTLFIAVFLSFFTGLLLLCALLMYHQKLSQGKTVYYSSYKITWIIFTAYLNVSLFVASGVLSLLQYKQSIKSFACLTILRTSSREIKDRQESESSIKVISLPEQPTMLRSIVHTKEDFPNRAHIQTRRVTWAV; encoded by the exons ATGGGGAACATATCACCCAGAGGTATCCAGGCCACCAACATGGTCTTCTCTTCCTGGGCCTTAGTCTTCTTGGCCATAGGAATCATCATGGAAGAATGGGTTGAACTGAcattggaaacaaagaaaaataca CATAGCTTCTGCTTTCCAACAGATGGCCTGGAAGTGGTCAGGACCATGATGATTTTGGTTCTCATCCTTTCCTTCATCCATAACTTGTTCCTGGGTTTGGAATCCACCTACCTGATTCCTCAAACTAAACATACCCTCTTCATCGCtgtcttcctcagtttcttcacag GTCTCCTTCTGCTCTGTGCACTCCTAATGTATCACCAAAAGCTAAGTCAAGGTAAAACCGTGTACTACTCCAGTTACAAGATCACCTGGATCATTTTCACTGCCTACTTAAATGTCTCCCTCTTTGTGGCCTCTG GAGTCCTCTCTCTCCTACAGTACAAACAATCCATCAAGAGCTTTGCCTGCCTGACCATCCTCCGTACATCCAGCAGAGAAATTAAGGACAGACAGGAGTCTGAGAGTTCTATCAAAGTTATTTCCTTACCAGAACAGCCCACAATGCTTCGTAGTATTGTTCACACAAAGGAAGATTTTCCAAACAGAGCACACATCCAAACACGTCGTGTAACCTGGGCTGTATGA